The proteins below are encoded in one region of Gambusia affinis linkage group LG07, SWU_Gaff_1.0, whole genome shotgun sequence:
- the eif4enif1 gene encoding eukaryotic translation initiation factor 4E transporter isoform X1 — protein MEKDASEQQKNDDTAVDQPKLKPGATTPFRYTKEELLDIKELPISNERPECLSEKYDNDGVWDPEKWHASLYPTSERNSPIEGFKKDYMDDRVHLKRRIPDPRERLKEDDLDVVLSPQRRSFGSGCQGIAVPASNTRRPISPLENKENETLRLGGARRIGSGRIIPARVFEREARPEKERERDFKDKRFRREYGDKRVFSERRRNDSYAEEEPEWFSAGPTSQSETIELIGFDDKILEEDRRKTKRSRKRTDSVKEAVECNGELAEEQNAALQADQEVPHPDLLPDPSAGDFDFNEFFNLEKTMPALASMIEDVLGEGPVSASRFSRWFSNTLSPSGSRSSSLRSTPHEELEKLAGLDPRCSSTSQGSVSYFTPIQSSEGKEKVDILELLHNAKIDLKPLLSTLSVNKARLRESTNSGVVLSLEEVEGEMKGMKLGSEPHVQKVSPPQKGNGTPFMAEHLEEALTGGSVSRPRSRDTDMSAFNKLVSSMKASGTLPTHPKPNTNNQPSDPSVAPLPDRVPPQQQKNIFQALLGVRSSSPTPLGGLLGNSEPSVTSGPLHGLLHKGPSPPLFPQRAPSPDFFNNRMPPGAGFPAGPQSLLPEQFDIHRSISPSQQQMRALSLPLNQADLEVLALQQDLALHGHPSFQSGYNKHLQDRSFRNRPQRVNRSPGPQPAGRTSPGNAVTSMLSPSFTPTSVIRKMYATKEKSKDEHSSRPETKEESTTNSHDGSSSPNHLLGLVDGNVSQSVGAKISPQTMHSKDQERLRPGSTGHHMTPMAPPGPSSSFPRPIYPVPLLSHVPMVRPPPQLHPNVVQRMLAQGIPPQQLGPALMQAGMFPPHVDLAQLQGLPPALLGQPLYPLNATGLLPPRANTPMQLAVMQQQLQGQRQMHPGVPGAPSQNLGLHRTNGSQRHGASPPLGLAKWFGSDVLEQPLPSMPAKVISVDELEFHP, from the exons ATGGAGAAAGATGCCAGTGAGCAGCAGAAGAATGATGACACAGCTGTGGACCAGCCCAAGCTAAAGCCAGGAGCCACCACTCCGTTCAGATATACCAAG gaagAACTTCTGGATATTAAGGAACTGCCGATTTCCAACGAGCGGCCTGAATGTCTCTCTGAAAAATACGACAA TGATGGTGTCTGGGACCCAGAGAAATGGCATGCCTCCCTGTACCCGACCTCAGAGAGAAACTCCCCAATCGAAGGCTTTAAGAAGGACTACATGGACGACAGAGTTCATTTGAAACGCAGAATCCCag atcCCCGTGAGCGGTTAAAGGAGGACGACCTGGACGTTGTACTGAGCCCACAGCGACGAAGCTTTGGCAGTGGTTGTCAAGGCATCGCTGTACCCGCATCAAACACCCGCCGCCCAATAAGCCCGCTGGAAAATAAGGAAAACGAGACACTCCGTCTCGGAGGCGCTCGCAGAATCGGCAGCGGGCGCATCATCCCTGCTCGAGTTTTTGAGAGAGAAGCTCGTCcagagaaggagagggagagagactTCAAAGATAAAAGATTCAGG AGGGAATATGGTGACAAGCGTGTGTTCagtgaaagaagaagaaacgacTCGTACGCAGAGGAGGAGCCGGAGTGGTTCTCAGCCGGTCCCACCAGCCAGTCAGAGACCATTGAGCTAATCGGATTTGACGACAAAATTCTGGAGGAGGACAGACGCAAAACGAAGCGATCAAGGAAGCGAACAGACTCTGTGAAGGAAG CAGTGGAATGCAATGGTGAACTAGCCGAGGAGCAAAATGCAGCTTTGCAGGCTGATCAAGAAGTTCCCCATCCAGATCTTCTTCCAGACCCGTCAGCTGGAGACTTTGACTTCAACGAATTTTTCAACTTGGAGAAAACCATGCCGGCACTGGCCTCT ATGATAGAGGACGTTTTGGGAGAAGGCCCCGTGTCAGCGAGCCGCTTCAGTCGGTGGTTTTCTAACACCCTGAGTCCATCAGGCAGCCGGTCCAGCAGTTTGAGGTCCACCCCTCATGAGGAGCTGGAAAAACTTGCAG GACTTGACCCACGCTGCTCATCTACGAGCCAAGGCTCTGTGTCATACTTCACACCCATTCAGTCATCAGAGGGCAAGGAAAAAGTGGACATCTTGGAGCTGCTGCACAATGCCAAAATAGACCTGAAGCCCCTTCTGTCCACGCTGTCGGTCAACAAGGCACGGCTACGAGAAAGCA CTAACTCCGGGGTGGTGCTCTCTCTGGAGGAGGTTGAAGGAGAGATGAAGGGAATGAAGCTCGGCTCAGAGCCTCATGTGCAGAAGGTGTCTCCTCCACAGAAGGGGAACGGCACGCCCTTCATGGCCGAGCATCTGGAGGAGGCTTTAACCGGTGGCTCTGTTAGCCGGCCGCGATCCCGCGACACGGACATGTCTGCTTTTAATAAACTGGTCAGCAGCATGAAGGCAAGTGGAACTCTGCCAACTCACCCCAAACCCAACACAAACAAT CAACCTTCAGATCCAAGTGTGGCGCCTCTCCCTGATCGTGTACCTCctcagcaacagaaaaacatatttcag GCGCTCCTTGGTGTTCGTAGCAGCTCCCCGACTCCTTTAGGCGGTCTGTTGGGAAACTCTGAGCCCTCTGTAACTTCTGGCCCTCTGCATGGTTTACTACACAAGGGCCCCTCACCCCCTCTATTTCCACAGCGGGCCCCCTCACCTGACTTCTTCAATAACAGAATGCCACCTGGTGCAG GATTTCCAGCTGGTCCTCAGTCTCTGTTACCAGAACAGTTTGACATCCACAGATCCATCAGTCCTTCTCAGCAGCAG ATGAGGGCGCTCTCACTACCTCTAAATCAAGCTGATCTGGAAGTCCTAGCTCTCCAGCAGGACCTTGCTCTCCATGGTCACCCTTCATTCCAGTCAGGTTACAACAAACACCTGCAGGACAGATCCTTCAGAAATAG GCCTCAGCGGGTAAATCGCTCTCCTGGACCTCAGCCTGCTGGAAGAACCTCCCCAGGAAATGCAGTCACTAGCATG TTATCCCCATCGTTTACACCCACATCTGTGATCCGTAAAATGTACGCAACGAAAGAGAAAAGCAAGGACGAACACTCGAGTCGTCCAGAGACTAAAGAGGAATCGACCACAAACTCACACGATG GCAGTAGCTCTCCAAACCACCTACTGGGGTTAGTGGACGGAAATGTCTCACAGTCTGTGGGAGCAAAGATCAGTCCTCAAACCATGCACAGTAAAGACCAGGAGCGTCTGAGACCTGGTTCCACCGGACACCACATGACTCCAATGGCACCTCCAGGTCCGTCTTCATCCTTCCCTCGTCCCATCTACCCGGTACCACTGCTGTCCCATGTCCCCATGGTGCGCCCCCCTCCTCAGCTCCACCCAAATGTGGTTCAGAGAATGCTAGCCCAAGGGATCCCACCCCAACAGCTCGGACCTGCCCTCATGCAAGCAG GTATGTTTCCACCACATGTTGACCTTGCACAACTTCAAGGCTTACCTCCGGCCCTGCTGGGACAGCCGCTGTACCCACTGAATGCAACAGGACTTCTACCTCCCAGAGCAAATACTCCCATGCAGTTAGCGgtcatgcagcagcagcttcaggggCAGAGACAAA TGCATCCCGGTGTACCAGGCGCTCCGTCTCAGAACCTAGGCCTCCACCGGACAAACGGCTCCCAACGACATGGGGCCAGTCCCCCTCTGGGCCTGGCTAAGTGGTTTGGATCGGATGTGCTAGAGCAGCCACTGCCCTCCATGCCGGCTAAAGTCATCAGTGTTGATGAATTGGAGTTCCACCCATAA
- the eif4enif1 gene encoding eukaryotic translation initiation factor 4E transporter isoform X3, which produces MEKDASEQQKNDDTAVDQPKLKPGATTPFRYTKEELLDIKELPISNERPECLSEKYDNDGVWDPEKWHASLYPTSERNSPIEGFKKDYMDDRVHLKRRIPDPRERLKEDDLDVVLSPQRRSFGSGCQGIAVPASNTRRPISPLENKENETLRLGGARRIGSGRIIPARVFEREARPEKERERDFKDKRFRREYGDKRVFSERRRNDSYAEEEPEWFSAGPTSQSETIELIGFDDKILEEDRRKTKRSRKRTDSVKEAVECNGELAEEQNAALQADQEVPHPDLLPDPSAGDFDFNEFFNLEKTMPALASMIEDVLGEGPVSASRFSRWFSNTLSPSGSRSSSLRSTPHEELEKLAGLDPRCSSTSQGSVSYFTPIQSSEGKEKVDILELLHNAKIDLKPLLSTLSVNKARLRESTNSGVVLSLEEVEGEMKGMKLGSEPHVQKVSPPQKGNGTPFMAEHLEEALTGGSVSRPRSRDTDMSAFNKLVSSMKQPSDPSVAPLPDRVPPQQQKNIFQALLGVRSSSPTPLGGLLGNSEPSVTSGPLHGLLHKGPSPPLFPQRAPSPDFFNNRMPPGAGFPAGPQSLLPEQFDIHRSISPSQQQMRALSLPLNQADLEVLALQQDLALHGHPSFQSGYNKHLQDRSFRNRPQRVNRSPGPQPAGRTSPGNAVTSMLSPSFTPTSVIRKMYATKEKSKDEHSSRPETKEESTTNSHDGSSSPNHLLGLVDGNVSQSVGAKISPQTMHSKDQERLRPGSTGHHMTPMAPPGPSSSFPRPIYPVPLLSHVPMVRPPPQLHPNVVQRMLAQGIPPQQLGPALMQAGMFPPHVDLAQLQGLPPALLGQPLYPLNATGLLPPRANTPMQLAVMQQQLQGQRQMHPGVPGAPSQNLGLHRTNGSQRHGASPPLGLAKWFGSDVLEQPLPSMPAKVISVDELEFHP; this is translated from the exons ATGGAGAAAGATGCCAGTGAGCAGCAGAAGAATGATGACACAGCTGTGGACCAGCCCAAGCTAAAGCCAGGAGCCACCACTCCGTTCAGATATACCAAG gaagAACTTCTGGATATTAAGGAACTGCCGATTTCCAACGAGCGGCCTGAATGTCTCTCTGAAAAATACGACAA TGATGGTGTCTGGGACCCAGAGAAATGGCATGCCTCCCTGTACCCGACCTCAGAGAGAAACTCCCCAATCGAAGGCTTTAAGAAGGACTACATGGACGACAGAGTTCATTTGAAACGCAGAATCCCag atcCCCGTGAGCGGTTAAAGGAGGACGACCTGGACGTTGTACTGAGCCCACAGCGACGAAGCTTTGGCAGTGGTTGTCAAGGCATCGCTGTACCCGCATCAAACACCCGCCGCCCAATAAGCCCGCTGGAAAATAAGGAAAACGAGACACTCCGTCTCGGAGGCGCTCGCAGAATCGGCAGCGGGCGCATCATCCCTGCTCGAGTTTTTGAGAGAGAAGCTCGTCcagagaaggagagggagagagactTCAAAGATAAAAGATTCAGG AGGGAATATGGTGACAAGCGTGTGTTCagtgaaagaagaagaaacgacTCGTACGCAGAGGAGGAGCCGGAGTGGTTCTCAGCCGGTCCCACCAGCCAGTCAGAGACCATTGAGCTAATCGGATTTGACGACAAAATTCTGGAGGAGGACAGACGCAAAACGAAGCGATCAAGGAAGCGAACAGACTCTGTGAAGGAAG CAGTGGAATGCAATGGTGAACTAGCCGAGGAGCAAAATGCAGCTTTGCAGGCTGATCAAGAAGTTCCCCATCCAGATCTTCTTCCAGACCCGTCAGCTGGAGACTTTGACTTCAACGAATTTTTCAACTTGGAGAAAACCATGCCGGCACTGGCCTCT ATGATAGAGGACGTTTTGGGAGAAGGCCCCGTGTCAGCGAGCCGCTTCAGTCGGTGGTTTTCTAACACCCTGAGTCCATCAGGCAGCCGGTCCAGCAGTTTGAGGTCCACCCCTCATGAGGAGCTGGAAAAACTTGCAG GACTTGACCCACGCTGCTCATCTACGAGCCAAGGCTCTGTGTCATACTTCACACCCATTCAGTCATCAGAGGGCAAGGAAAAAGTGGACATCTTGGAGCTGCTGCACAATGCCAAAATAGACCTGAAGCCCCTTCTGTCCACGCTGTCGGTCAACAAGGCACGGCTACGAGAAAGCA CTAACTCCGGGGTGGTGCTCTCTCTGGAGGAGGTTGAAGGAGAGATGAAGGGAATGAAGCTCGGCTCAGAGCCTCATGTGCAGAAGGTGTCTCCTCCACAGAAGGGGAACGGCACGCCCTTCATGGCCGAGCATCTGGAGGAGGCTTTAACCGGTGGCTCTGTTAGCCGGCCGCGATCCCGCGACACGGACATGTCTGCTTTTAATAAACTGGTCAGCAGCATGAAG CAACCTTCAGATCCAAGTGTGGCGCCTCTCCCTGATCGTGTACCTCctcagcaacagaaaaacatatttcag GCGCTCCTTGGTGTTCGTAGCAGCTCCCCGACTCCTTTAGGCGGTCTGTTGGGAAACTCTGAGCCCTCTGTAACTTCTGGCCCTCTGCATGGTTTACTACACAAGGGCCCCTCACCCCCTCTATTTCCACAGCGGGCCCCCTCACCTGACTTCTTCAATAACAGAATGCCACCTGGTGCAG GATTTCCAGCTGGTCCTCAGTCTCTGTTACCAGAACAGTTTGACATCCACAGATCCATCAGTCCTTCTCAGCAGCAG ATGAGGGCGCTCTCACTACCTCTAAATCAAGCTGATCTGGAAGTCCTAGCTCTCCAGCAGGACCTTGCTCTCCATGGTCACCCTTCATTCCAGTCAGGTTACAACAAACACCTGCAGGACAGATCCTTCAGAAATAG GCCTCAGCGGGTAAATCGCTCTCCTGGACCTCAGCCTGCTGGAAGAACCTCCCCAGGAAATGCAGTCACTAGCATG TTATCCCCATCGTTTACACCCACATCTGTGATCCGTAAAATGTACGCAACGAAAGAGAAAAGCAAGGACGAACACTCGAGTCGTCCAGAGACTAAAGAGGAATCGACCACAAACTCACACGATG GCAGTAGCTCTCCAAACCACCTACTGGGGTTAGTGGACGGAAATGTCTCACAGTCTGTGGGAGCAAAGATCAGTCCTCAAACCATGCACAGTAAAGACCAGGAGCGTCTGAGACCTGGTTCCACCGGACACCACATGACTCCAATGGCACCTCCAGGTCCGTCTTCATCCTTCCCTCGTCCCATCTACCCGGTACCACTGCTGTCCCATGTCCCCATGGTGCGCCCCCCTCCTCAGCTCCACCCAAATGTGGTTCAGAGAATGCTAGCCCAAGGGATCCCACCCCAACAGCTCGGACCTGCCCTCATGCAAGCAG GTATGTTTCCACCACATGTTGACCTTGCACAACTTCAAGGCTTACCTCCGGCCCTGCTGGGACAGCCGCTGTACCCACTGAATGCAACAGGACTTCTACCTCCCAGAGCAAATACTCCCATGCAGTTAGCGgtcatgcagcagcagcttcaggggCAGAGACAAA TGCATCCCGGTGTACCAGGCGCTCCGTCTCAGAACCTAGGCCTCCACCGGACAAACGGCTCCCAACGACATGGGGCCAGTCCCCCTCTGGGCCTGGCTAAGTGGTTTGGATCGGATGTGCTAGAGCAGCCACTGCCCTCCATGCCGGCTAAAGTCATCAGTGTTGATGAATTGGAGTTCCACCCATAA
- the eif4enif1 gene encoding eukaryotic translation initiation factor 4E transporter isoform X2 → MEKDASEQQKNDDTAVDQPKLKPGATTPFRYTKEELLDIKELPISNERPECLSEKYDNDGVWDPEKWHASLYPTSERNSPIEGFKKDYMDDRVHLKRRIPDPRERLKEDDLDVVLSPQRRSFGSGCQGIAVPASNTRRPISPLENKENETLRLGGARRIGSGRIIPARVFEREARPEKERERDFKDKRFRREYGDKRVFSERRRNDSYAEEEPEWFSAGPTSQSETIELIGFDDKILEEDRRKTKRSRKRTDSVKEAVECNGELAEEQNAALQADQEVPHPDLLPDPSAGDFDFNEFFNLEKTMPALASMIEDVLGEGPVSASRFSRWFSNTLSPSGSRSSSLRSTPHEELEKLAGLDPRCSSTSQGSVSYFTPIQSSEGKEKVDILELLHNAKIDLKPLLSTLSVNKARLRESTNSGVVLSLEEVEGEMKGMKLGSEPHVQKVSPPQKGNGTPFMAEHLEEALTGGSVSRPRSRDTDMSAFNKLVSSMKASGTLPTHPKPNTNNQPSDPSVAPLPDRVPPQQQKNIFQALLGVRSSSPTPLGGLLGNSEPSVTSGPLHGLLHKGPSPPLFPQRAPSPDFFNNRMPPGAGFPAGPQSLLPEQFDIHRSISPSQQQMRALSLPLNQADLEVLALQQDLALHGHPSFQSGYNKHLQDRSFRNRPQRVNRSPGPQPAGRTSPGNAVTSMLSPSFTPTSVIRKMYATKEKSKDEHSSRPETKEESTTNSHDGSSSPNHLLGLVDGNVSQSVGAKISPQTMHSKDQERLRPGSTGHHMTPMAPPGPSSSFPRPIYPVPLLSHVPMVRPPPQLHPNVVQRMLAQGIPPQQLGPALMQAGLPPALLGQPLYPLNATGLLPPRANTPMQLAVMQQQLQGQRQMHPGVPGAPSQNLGLHRTNGSQRHGASPPLGLAKWFGSDVLEQPLPSMPAKVISVDELEFHP, encoded by the exons ATGGAGAAAGATGCCAGTGAGCAGCAGAAGAATGATGACACAGCTGTGGACCAGCCCAAGCTAAAGCCAGGAGCCACCACTCCGTTCAGATATACCAAG gaagAACTTCTGGATATTAAGGAACTGCCGATTTCCAACGAGCGGCCTGAATGTCTCTCTGAAAAATACGACAA TGATGGTGTCTGGGACCCAGAGAAATGGCATGCCTCCCTGTACCCGACCTCAGAGAGAAACTCCCCAATCGAAGGCTTTAAGAAGGACTACATGGACGACAGAGTTCATTTGAAACGCAGAATCCCag atcCCCGTGAGCGGTTAAAGGAGGACGACCTGGACGTTGTACTGAGCCCACAGCGACGAAGCTTTGGCAGTGGTTGTCAAGGCATCGCTGTACCCGCATCAAACACCCGCCGCCCAATAAGCCCGCTGGAAAATAAGGAAAACGAGACACTCCGTCTCGGAGGCGCTCGCAGAATCGGCAGCGGGCGCATCATCCCTGCTCGAGTTTTTGAGAGAGAAGCTCGTCcagagaaggagagggagagagactTCAAAGATAAAAGATTCAGG AGGGAATATGGTGACAAGCGTGTGTTCagtgaaagaagaagaaacgacTCGTACGCAGAGGAGGAGCCGGAGTGGTTCTCAGCCGGTCCCACCAGCCAGTCAGAGACCATTGAGCTAATCGGATTTGACGACAAAATTCTGGAGGAGGACAGACGCAAAACGAAGCGATCAAGGAAGCGAACAGACTCTGTGAAGGAAG CAGTGGAATGCAATGGTGAACTAGCCGAGGAGCAAAATGCAGCTTTGCAGGCTGATCAAGAAGTTCCCCATCCAGATCTTCTTCCAGACCCGTCAGCTGGAGACTTTGACTTCAACGAATTTTTCAACTTGGAGAAAACCATGCCGGCACTGGCCTCT ATGATAGAGGACGTTTTGGGAGAAGGCCCCGTGTCAGCGAGCCGCTTCAGTCGGTGGTTTTCTAACACCCTGAGTCCATCAGGCAGCCGGTCCAGCAGTTTGAGGTCCACCCCTCATGAGGAGCTGGAAAAACTTGCAG GACTTGACCCACGCTGCTCATCTACGAGCCAAGGCTCTGTGTCATACTTCACACCCATTCAGTCATCAGAGGGCAAGGAAAAAGTGGACATCTTGGAGCTGCTGCACAATGCCAAAATAGACCTGAAGCCCCTTCTGTCCACGCTGTCGGTCAACAAGGCACGGCTACGAGAAAGCA CTAACTCCGGGGTGGTGCTCTCTCTGGAGGAGGTTGAAGGAGAGATGAAGGGAATGAAGCTCGGCTCAGAGCCTCATGTGCAGAAGGTGTCTCCTCCACAGAAGGGGAACGGCACGCCCTTCATGGCCGAGCATCTGGAGGAGGCTTTAACCGGTGGCTCTGTTAGCCGGCCGCGATCCCGCGACACGGACATGTCTGCTTTTAATAAACTGGTCAGCAGCATGAAGGCAAGTGGAACTCTGCCAACTCACCCCAAACCCAACACAAACAAT CAACCTTCAGATCCAAGTGTGGCGCCTCTCCCTGATCGTGTACCTCctcagcaacagaaaaacatatttcag GCGCTCCTTGGTGTTCGTAGCAGCTCCCCGACTCCTTTAGGCGGTCTGTTGGGAAACTCTGAGCCCTCTGTAACTTCTGGCCCTCTGCATGGTTTACTACACAAGGGCCCCTCACCCCCTCTATTTCCACAGCGGGCCCCCTCACCTGACTTCTTCAATAACAGAATGCCACCTGGTGCAG GATTTCCAGCTGGTCCTCAGTCTCTGTTACCAGAACAGTTTGACATCCACAGATCCATCAGTCCTTCTCAGCAGCAG ATGAGGGCGCTCTCACTACCTCTAAATCAAGCTGATCTGGAAGTCCTAGCTCTCCAGCAGGACCTTGCTCTCCATGGTCACCCTTCATTCCAGTCAGGTTACAACAAACACCTGCAGGACAGATCCTTCAGAAATAG GCCTCAGCGGGTAAATCGCTCTCCTGGACCTCAGCCTGCTGGAAGAACCTCCCCAGGAAATGCAGTCACTAGCATG TTATCCCCATCGTTTACACCCACATCTGTGATCCGTAAAATGTACGCAACGAAAGAGAAAAGCAAGGACGAACACTCGAGTCGTCCAGAGACTAAAGAGGAATCGACCACAAACTCACACGATG GCAGTAGCTCTCCAAACCACCTACTGGGGTTAGTGGACGGAAATGTCTCACAGTCTGTGGGAGCAAAGATCAGTCCTCAAACCATGCACAGTAAAGACCAGGAGCGTCTGAGACCTGGTTCCACCGGACACCACATGACTCCAATGGCACCTCCAGGTCCGTCTTCATCCTTCCCTCGTCCCATCTACCCGGTACCACTGCTGTCCCATGTCCCCATGGTGCGCCCCCCTCCTCAGCTCCACCCAAATGTGGTTCAGAGAATGCTAGCCCAAGGGATCCCACCCCAACAGCTCGGACCTGCCCTCATGCAAGCAG GCTTACCTCCGGCCCTGCTGGGACAGCCGCTGTACCCACTGAATGCAACAGGACTTCTACCTCCCAGAGCAAATACTCCCATGCAGTTAGCGgtcatgcagcagcagcttcaggggCAGAGACAAA TGCATCCCGGTGTACCAGGCGCTCCGTCTCAGAACCTAGGCCTCCACCGGACAAACGGCTCCCAACGACATGGGGCCAGTCCCCCTCTGGGCCTGGCTAAGTGGTTTGGATCGGATGTGCTAGAGCAGCCACTGCCCTCCATGCCGGCTAAAGTCATCAGTGTTGATGAATTGGAGTTCCACCCATAA
- the eif4enif1 gene encoding eukaryotic translation initiation factor 4E transporter isoform X4, with the protein MEKDASEQQKNDDTAVDQPKLKPGATTPFRYTKEELLDIKELPISNERPECLSEKYDNDGVWDPEKWHASLYPTSERNSPIEGFKKDYMDDRVHLKRRIPDPRERLKEDDLDVVLSPQRRSFGSGCQGIAVPASNTRRPISPLENKENETLRLGGARRIGSGRIIPARVFEREARPEKERERDFKDKRFRREYGDKRVFSERRRNDSYAEEEPEWFSAGPTSQSETIELIGFDDKILEEDRRKTKRSRKRTDSVKEAVECNGELAEEQNAALQADQEVPHPDLLPDPSAGDFDFNEFFNLEKTMPALASQPSDPSVAPLPDRVPPQQQKNIFQALLGVRSSSPTPLGGLLGNSEPSVTSGPLHGLLHKGPSPPLFPQRAPSPDFFNNRMPPGAGFPAGPQSLLPEQFDIHRSISPSQQQMRALSLPLNQADLEVLALQQDLALHGHPSFQSGYNKHLQDRSFRNRPQRVNRSPGPQPAGRTSPGNAVTSMLSPSFTPTSVIRKMYATKEKSKDEHSSRPETKEESTTNSHDGSSSPNHLLGLVDGNVSQSVGAKISPQTMHSKDQERLRPGSTGHHMTPMAPPGPSSSFPRPIYPVPLLSHVPMVRPPPQLHPNVVQRMLAQGIPPQQLGPALMQAGMFPPHVDLAQLQGLPPALLGQPLYPLNATGLLPPRANTPMQLAVMQQQLQGQRQMHPGVPGAPSQNLGLHRTNGSQRHGASPPLGLAKWFGSDVLEQPLPSMPAKVISVDELEFHP; encoded by the exons ATGGAGAAAGATGCCAGTGAGCAGCAGAAGAATGATGACACAGCTGTGGACCAGCCCAAGCTAAAGCCAGGAGCCACCACTCCGTTCAGATATACCAAG gaagAACTTCTGGATATTAAGGAACTGCCGATTTCCAACGAGCGGCCTGAATGTCTCTCTGAAAAATACGACAA TGATGGTGTCTGGGACCCAGAGAAATGGCATGCCTCCCTGTACCCGACCTCAGAGAGAAACTCCCCAATCGAAGGCTTTAAGAAGGACTACATGGACGACAGAGTTCATTTGAAACGCAGAATCCCag atcCCCGTGAGCGGTTAAAGGAGGACGACCTGGACGTTGTACTGAGCCCACAGCGACGAAGCTTTGGCAGTGGTTGTCAAGGCATCGCTGTACCCGCATCAAACACCCGCCGCCCAATAAGCCCGCTGGAAAATAAGGAAAACGAGACACTCCGTCTCGGAGGCGCTCGCAGAATCGGCAGCGGGCGCATCATCCCTGCTCGAGTTTTTGAGAGAGAAGCTCGTCcagagaaggagagggagagagactTCAAAGATAAAAGATTCAGG AGGGAATATGGTGACAAGCGTGTGTTCagtgaaagaagaagaaacgacTCGTACGCAGAGGAGGAGCCGGAGTGGTTCTCAGCCGGTCCCACCAGCCAGTCAGAGACCATTGAGCTAATCGGATTTGACGACAAAATTCTGGAGGAGGACAGACGCAAAACGAAGCGATCAAGGAAGCGAACAGACTCTGTGAAGGAAG CAGTGGAATGCAATGGTGAACTAGCCGAGGAGCAAAATGCAGCTTTGCAGGCTGATCAAGAAGTTCCCCATCCAGATCTTCTTCCAGACCCGTCAGCTGGAGACTTTGACTTCAACGAATTTTTCAACTTGGAGAAAACCATGCCGGCACTGGCCTCT CAACCTTCAGATCCAAGTGTGGCGCCTCTCCCTGATCGTGTACCTCctcagcaacagaaaaacatatttcag GCGCTCCTTGGTGTTCGTAGCAGCTCCCCGACTCCTTTAGGCGGTCTGTTGGGAAACTCTGAGCCCTCTGTAACTTCTGGCCCTCTGCATGGTTTACTACACAAGGGCCCCTCACCCCCTCTATTTCCACAGCGGGCCCCCTCACCTGACTTCTTCAATAACAGAATGCCACCTGGTGCAG GATTTCCAGCTGGTCCTCAGTCTCTGTTACCAGAACAGTTTGACATCCACAGATCCATCAGTCCTTCTCAGCAGCAG ATGAGGGCGCTCTCACTACCTCTAAATCAAGCTGATCTGGAAGTCCTAGCTCTCCAGCAGGACCTTGCTCTCCATGGTCACCCTTCATTCCAGTCAGGTTACAACAAACACCTGCAGGACAGATCCTTCAGAAATAG GCCTCAGCGGGTAAATCGCTCTCCTGGACCTCAGCCTGCTGGAAGAACCTCCCCAGGAAATGCAGTCACTAGCATG TTATCCCCATCGTTTACACCCACATCTGTGATCCGTAAAATGTACGCAACGAAAGAGAAAAGCAAGGACGAACACTCGAGTCGTCCAGAGACTAAAGAGGAATCGACCACAAACTCACACGATG GCAGTAGCTCTCCAAACCACCTACTGGGGTTAGTGGACGGAAATGTCTCACAGTCTGTGGGAGCAAAGATCAGTCCTCAAACCATGCACAGTAAAGACCAGGAGCGTCTGAGACCTGGTTCCACCGGACACCACATGACTCCAATGGCACCTCCAGGTCCGTCTTCATCCTTCCCTCGTCCCATCTACCCGGTACCACTGCTGTCCCATGTCCCCATGGTGCGCCCCCCTCCTCAGCTCCACCCAAATGTGGTTCAGAGAATGCTAGCCCAAGGGATCCCACCCCAACAGCTCGGACCTGCCCTCATGCAAGCAG GTATGTTTCCACCACATGTTGACCTTGCACAACTTCAAGGCTTACCTCCGGCCCTGCTGGGACAGCCGCTGTACCCACTGAATGCAACAGGACTTCTACCTCCCAGAGCAAATACTCCCATGCAGTTAGCGgtcatgcagcagcagcttcaggggCAGAGACAAA TGCATCCCGGTGTACCAGGCGCTCCGTCTCAGAACCTAGGCCTCCACCGGACAAACGGCTCCCAACGACATGGGGCCAGTCCCCCTCTGGGCCTGGCTAAGTGGTTTGGATCGGATGTGCTAGAGCAGCCACTGCCCTCCATGCCGGCTAAAGTCATCAGTGTTGATGAATTGGAGTTCCACCCATAA